In Dromiciops gliroides isolate mDroGli1 chromosome 5, mDroGli1.pri, whole genome shotgun sequence, the following are encoded in one genomic region:
- the HYAL4 gene encoding hyaluronidase-4 has product MKTLFERRLILHVVEPLHLISWLLVSFILKPIASLKPARLPIYQRKPFIAAWNAPTDQCSTKYNIMLNLKMFHVIGSPLAKARGQNVTIFYVNRLGYYPWYTSQGVPINGGLPQNISLQTHLEKAGQDINYYIPAEDFSGLAVIDWEYWRPQWARNWNTKDVYRQKSRKLISEVKVNMSAGDIENLARISFEESAKAFMKETIQLGLRNRPRGLWGYYLYPDCHNYNIYDQNYTGSCPEDEVLRNNELSWLWNSSAALYPSIGVKKFFGNSENILRFSRFRVNESMRISTMTSHDYALPVFVYTRLGYRDEPLYFLSKQDLISTIGESAALGAAGIVIWGDMNLTSSEGNCTKVKHFVMSDLGSYIVNVTKATEVCSRHLCRNNGRCVRKVWKEADYLHLNPESCQIEVSDDGEFVVKGQPSDSDLEVMAEKFSCHCYQGYRGSDCRQIKTSDNHSGTSLSSGSRILQCLLVLFCYLNFQCQDK; this is encoded by the exons ATGAAAACATTATTTGAGAGAAGATTAATACTACATGTTGTGGAACCATTACATCTCATATCATGGCTACTTGTGTCATTTATTTTGAAACCTATTGCCTCTTTAAAACCTGCCCGACTTCCAATTTATCAAAGGAAACCTTTTATAGCTGCTTGGAATGCACCAACAGATCAGTGTTCAACAAAGTATAATATAATGctgaatttaaaaatgtttcatgtcATTGGTAGTCCACTGGCCAAGGCAAGAGGGCAAAATGTTACCATATTTTATGTCAATAGATTGGGATATTATCCCTGGTATACATCACAAGGAGTTCCTATTAATGGGGGACTTCCCCAGAACATTAGTTTGCAAACCCATCTAGAAAAAGCTGGCCAAGACATCAATTATTATATTCCAGCTGAGGATTTTAGTGGACTTGCTGTTATAGACTGGGAATATTGGAGGCCTCAATGGGCACGGAACTGGAACACAAAAGATGTGTACAGGCAGAAGTCAAGAAAGCTGATTTCTGAAGTAAAAGTGAATATGTCAGCCGGTGATATTGAAAATTTAGCCAGAATCTCTTTTGAAGAAAGTGCAAAGGCTTTCATGAAAGAAACCATCCAGCTGGGACTTAGGAACCGCCCCAGAGGCCTTTGGGGTTACTATTTATATCCTGATTGTCACAATTACAACATTTACGACCAAAATTACACTGGCTCATGCCCAGAGGATGAAGTTTTGAGGAATAATGAGCTTTCCTGGCTTTGGAACAGTAGTGCTGCTTTATATCCTTCCATTGGAGTCAAGAAATTCTTTGGGAACAGTGAAAACATATTACGTTTCTCTCGATTTAGGGTAAATGAATCAATGAGGATTTCCACCATGACATCCCATGATTATGCTCTGCCTGTATTTGTCTATACAAGGTTAGGATACAGAGATGAGccattatattttctttccaaG CAAGACCTAATTAGTACCATAGGAGAAAGTGCTGCCTTGGGAGCCGCAGGCATTGTTATTTGGGGAGACATGAATTTAACTTCATCTGAG GGCAACTGTACAAAGGTGAAACATTTTGTTATGTCTGATCTAGGGAGCTACATTGTTAATGTGACCAAAGCAACGGAAGTATGCAGCAGACACCTGTGTAGAAATAACGGGAGATGTGtaagaaaagtctggaaagaggCAGATTACCTTCACCTGAACCCTGAAAGCTGCCAGATTGAGGTCTCAGATGATGGAGAATTTGTTGTGAAAGGACAACCATCTGATTCAGACTTGGAAGTAATGGCAGAGAAATTTTCTTGTCACTGTTATCAGGGATATAGGGGAAGTGATTGCAGGCAAATCAAGACCTCTGACAACCACTCTGGgacttctctttcctctggatCAAGAATACTACAGTGTCTACTAGTGTTATTCTGTTATCTGAACTTTCAGTGCCAAGATAAGTGA